CCGCCGTCGTGGCGCTCGCCGGTCCAGAAGTCGTACCAGTCGGTGCCTTCCGGGAGGTAGACTTCGCGGGCCTCCGCCTTCCCGTCTAGTTCCGTCGAGTCGGGACCGTAGTACATCGGTTCGGTGACCGGACAGACGAGCAGGGAAGGACCGAACATGAACTGGTCGCCCACGTCGTGGGCGTCCTCGTCGTCCGGGAACTCCAGGGCGAGGTGGCGATACATGGTGTAATCGCGGTGGGTCTCCCAGCCCGCCAGCGAGTAGAGGTAGGGCAACAGGCGATAGCGCAGGCGGTCGAACTTTACGAGCGTGTCGTAGGTGCGGTCGCCGGGCTCGCCGAAGCGCCACAGCTCGCGAGGCGTGTCGGTGCCGTGCGAGCGGAACATCGGCAGGAAAGCGCCGTACTGGAACCAGCGGACGTACAGCTCCCGATACCCCAGGTCGTCGACGCCGTCGTCGAAGTCGCCGTCGGTGATCCACGACGGGCCGTCGCCGACGAAGAACGCGCCCACGTCGAGGGTCCACTTGGGATTGCCTGCGGCGGTGAACTGCAGGCCGTCAGCGATCTGGTTGCGGTAGCGCTCCCACGTCGCCTCGACGTCGCCCGACCACGTGATCGCGCCGTAGCGCTGCTGACCGGGATATCCCGACCGGGTGAGGTTGATGACTCGTTTGTCGTCGGTGGTCGCGCGCTGGCCCTCGTACATCCCTTTCGCCTGGTGGAGCGAGTAGGTGTTGACGTAGCCGGGGTCGAAGACGCGTTTGAACGCGTCGGTGGTGTGCTTGGCCAGCGCGAACGGGTCCGGCGCGGTGGGGAGCGTCCACGTCGGGTCGTACGGCTCGGTCGAGTCGCACCACCACGCGTCGACGCCGTGGTCGAACAGCCCTTCCTTCGCCTGATTCCAGTAGATGTCCCGCGCTTCCTCGGAGAAGGCGTCGTAGTAGCGCTGCTCGTTGCCCGGTGCGGGAACGTCCGCGTCGTCGAGGATGTGACCCGCGTCGCGCAGCTCGTCGTAGTTCTCGCCGGCGAGGGTGTTGGGCCAGATGGAGACCATCAGCCGGACGTTCCGGTCGTGGAGCGCGTCCATCGTCGCCGACGGATCGGGGTAGCGGCCCTCGTGGAAGGACTTCTGTCCCCACTGGCCCCAGTCACCCTGGGGGCCGCCCCACTCCTCGAAGTTCGGGTGATGGTCCTCGGTGTCGGGCCAGTACTGCCAGTCCTGGACGACGCAGTCGATGGGTACCTCGCGGTCGCGGTACTCGTCGACCACGTCGACCAGTTCGTCGCCGGTCTCGTAGCGCTCCTTGGACTGGACGTACCCGTAGGACCACTTCGGCAGCATCGTCGCCTCCCCGGTCAACTCGCGAAAGCCCGCGATCACCTCGTCGGGGTCGCCGGCGACGACGAACACGTCGAGGGCGTCGTCGCACTCCGTCCAGACGTACGACCCGTGCCGGTCGTCGTGGAACGTCGTCAGCGAGCCCGTGTTCCAGAGCATCCCGTAGCCGCCGGTCGACAGGATGGCGGGCATCGCGACCTTCGTGTTCCCCTGGTAGAGCGTCTGTCCCTCGCCGCTGTAGTCGGCGACGCCGCCCTCGTGCTGGCCGAGGCCGAGGATCGCCTCGCTGTCGTCGAATTCGAGGTCGAGCCGCGTCGAGTACGCCTCACGGTCGAGACCCTCGCGCGGGCTCGCGACCTCGTGGTCGCCCACGGTCAGCTCCTCGGGGGAGACGGGGACGAGCGACTTTCCGCCGTCGGCGGGCTCGCGGACGAGCAGGTCGCCGTCGGAGTCACGCCAGGCCAGCGCGCCCGTCTCGCGGTCGAGTTCGGCGCGCAGGGCTGGAGTGACCAGTTCGTACTCGCGCTCGCGTTCGATCAGGTCCCACTCACCCGTGGCCTCCTGTTCGACGACCATGGGGCTCTCGGGGTCGGGGATCTCGTCGGCGGCGGTGTAGACGAGTCGGACGGTGTCGTCGGCGAGGACCTGGAGTTTGAGTCGCTTGCCGCCCGCGTCGAACAGCGGACCGTCGGCGTCCCGTCGGAGGGCCGTTACGTGCATGACAGATTGCTCAGACGGATGCCTCTTTAGCGTTCTC
This DNA window, taken from Halosimplex litoreum, encodes the following:
- a CDS encoding glycoside hydrolase family 31 protein, which gives rise to MHVTALRRDADGPLFDAGGKRLKLQVLADDTVRLVYTAADEIPDPESPMVVEQEATGEWDLIEREREYELVTPALRAELDRETGALAWRDSDGDLLVREPADGGKSLVPVSPEELTVGDHEVASPREGLDREAYSTRLDLEFDDSEAILGLGQHEGGVADYSGEGQTLYQGNTKVAMPAILSTGGYGMLWNTGSLTTFHDDRHGSYVWTECDDALDVFVVAGDPDEVIAGFRELTGEATMLPKWSYGYVQSKERYETGDELVDVVDEYRDREVPIDCVVQDWQYWPDTEDHHPNFEEWGGPQGDWGQWGQKSFHEGRYPDPSATMDALHDRNVRLMVSIWPNTLAGENYDELRDAGHILDDADVPAPGNEQRYYDAFSEEARDIYWNQAKEGLFDHGVDAWWCDSTEPYDPTWTLPTAPDPFALAKHTTDAFKRVFDPGYVNTYSLHQAKGMYEGQRATTDDKRVINLTRSGYPGQQRYGAITWSGDVEATWERYRNQIADGLQFTAAGNPKWTLDVGAFFVGDGPSWITDGDFDDGVDDLGYRELYVRWFQYGAFLPMFRSHGTDTPRELWRFGEPGDRTYDTLVKFDRLRYRLLPYLYSLAGWETHRDYTMYRHLALEFPDDEDAHDVGDQFMFGPSLLVCPVTEPMYYGPDSTELDGKAEAREVYLPEGTDWYDFWTGERHDGGQTVLADAPLEKLPLFVKAGSILPMGPQVQHTGEKPDAPWELRVYPGRDAEFDAYEDAGDGFDYEDGDYAFTPIRWDDTADELTVEDREGSFPELVEDREFEVVVVDENRGTGIGSAEPDATLEYGGSEASVDVDR